TCTTTGAAGCTGGTACATCTATAAAAGAGGTTCAAGATTGTTTAGGGCACTCTGATATCCAAACTACCATGAACATATATGCTCATATTTCAAAAGAGAAGAAAGATCGGACAGCTAACTTGTTTGCTAACTATGTGGGTCAGTAAAACAAAACTACTTCAATGCAAAAAAATAGACAGCAGAAACGCTGTACAAATACCTGTACATCAACGTTTCTACTGTCTGTCTCCATAAAATAAATGGAGACGGCGGGAGTCGAACCCGCGTCCAAACACATTGCCACTTAAACTTCTACGTTCATAGTCATACTATTTTAAGGCTTCGCTGAAGTTCATGCCGCATAACAGGCCCAAACTCTCGCTAGTCTGATAATCTCTTCTAAATTTTACAGACGGAAAAATTTAGCGTATCCCACTTAATTTGAGACCCTTACCCGAGCACATGGGCGATGCCGGGAGGATCTTCACCCGCTGTTTTTACGCAGCTAGAGCGAAAGTATTGTTTTCGTTTTTAGCAGTTATATTTAACTGTAACGTTTTTACGTAGACGTAACCTACGAAACGCGATTCAAGCTCAACTATGCCTGTCGAATCCGTAACGTCCCCGTTAAGATTAAATAGCATAATATACGCTTTGATTAGTATAACATATTTATCTTGTTTTTTAAAGGATTAGATACCAATTATTCAGCTTTCTAATTACAACTGGATAACACTTATAACAAGTGTTCACAATCAAATAATTAGTGCCCTGTTCCAAATGTATTCACTAAGATCGTGCCAATCACAATAAAACCAATTCCAATTACTGTTGGTGTATTGATCTGCTCTTTCCAATAAACCACTGAAAAAATCGTGATCAAGATAATCCCTACTGCTCCCCAAAGTGCATATGCGACATTTAACGGCATGTACTTAATTGCTTTAGATAGGCTATAAAAACAAACAACATATGCAATCAAACATTCGACTGATGGCAATAATTTGCTAAATCCGTCTGTTGCTTTTAACAAATTGGTAGCGATGACCTCACTTATGATGGCAATAAAAAGATAGATGTATCCTATCACAAACTTCTCCTCCTCATATAATTCCTAAATCATTATATCAAAATTTCAACAAATTTAAACGTAGATTTTTCTTAATATACTCTCAGCGTTTTTTAGATACAAAAAATCATCAACAGATTTACTTATTTCTAATCCATTGATGATCTCCTATTCATTTTAGTTAGATGCGTTCAAAATTAAGGTTCAACGAAATAATTAAGCATCCAGTTGATGCCAAATTTATCAACAACCATGCCATATTTTTTAGACCAGAATGTTTCTCCTAGCGGCATCGTTACTTTACCACCTTCAGCTAAACGACTAAAAATCCGATCGATTTTGGCTTCGTCTTCTGTATTAATTACAAGAGAAACATTGTTTCCTTCAATTAAGGTCAAACCCATTCCATCAGGCACATCAGAAAACATAACAGGTACCCCTTCAATTGTCATAGTTGCATTGATAATCAAATATTTCCAAGCATCAGGCGTTGGATTTTCAGGGTCTTGAGGTGCATCTGCAAAAGTCATAACACCTTCACTTTTAACATCAAAGACTGATTCGTAAAAAGTAATTGCATCGGCCGCTTCATCCTTAAAATTTAAGTATACTTCTAACATGCTCATCATCCTCTCACTCTATTTTCGCTAATTATCTCATGCAAAAATAAATTAAGCGAAAGAGAAGCTCATATTTTACTAAAAGTCTGTCTCTTTTAAAAGTACCGATACCAATTGTTCTAAATACTGCTGATCCATTTCATCATAGCCATGCGTTACTGAGCTATCTAGATCTAAAACACCAAGTAATTTTCCATCCTTGACCATTGGTACAACTATCTCAGAGCGCGCAGCAGAATCGCAAGAGATGTAATTCTGATGATTTTTTACATCATCAACAATCAATGTTTCGCGCTTTTCAGCCGATTCCCCACAAACACCTTTTCCCATCTTGATTCGTGTACAAGAAACCTTACCTTGAAAAGGTCCCAAGACTAATTCTTCTCCATCAAATAAGTAATAGCCAGCAAACACTGTATTAGGTAATGCATCTGCCAATAATGCAGAAGAATTGGCAAGATTAGCAATTTTATCATGTTCGATTTCAATAATTGCAGCTTGTTGTTGTACTAATAATTTGTAAACAGCTGACTTTTCTTCTGGTGATTTCCACATTGTTCATTCCCTCTCTTCTCTATAAATAAAATCAGAAATAGTTCCATTGTTTTCTTATTATATCATAGAGTAGTCTTAACGAATTGAGTGCACATATTCATTATTATAAACGGATTGCCTCAAACCACTTGCCTATTTACCTACTTCTTGTTTGCGATATTCATGCGGTGTCATGTTCAAATACTTCGTAAAAACTCTAGTGAAATAGGAAGAATCCGCAAATCCTACTTCTGTTGCGATTCGATATAATGGTAAATCCGTTTCATGCAAAAGACGACATGATTCTTCTATTTTCAAAATATTGATATAATCATTCACACTAATACCTAACTCTTTGCGAAATAAACGTCCAAAATACTGAGGATTTAAATACACTTGATTAGCTATATCGTCAATAGTTATTTTCTGTTTAAAACTTTTCTTGATGTACTGGATCGCTTTATTGATTCCTTCGCTAAATTGTTTATTGTATTGGCTAGAGAGTGTATATTTCTTCTTACGGGTCATAAACTTATCCAAATGCTGCATCATTTGAGCTTTTGAATATGGTTTTAACAAATAACCGCGAACATTATAGGATAATCCTTGACTCAACATATCAAAATTAGAATAAATCGATGTCCAAATCGTATAAATCGTTGGCTTAATTTGTAATATTTCTTTTTGTAATTCTAGTCCATTCATACCTGCTACCTCAATATCCATCACCACTAATTCAGGCTGAAATACTCTAGCTTTATTTAGTGCCTCTGTTCCGTTTTGAACCTCAACTATATTTATATTTTCTCGCTGATAATTCTCTTTGATAATGTCTTTTATAAATTGACGTTCTAATTCATCCTCTTCTACAATCATTATATTTTTCATCTACTTCATCCTCTAGTCATACTATTAATCCTTTTGAAGCTGGAAGCATTATCTCAACAACTAACTTATTTACCGATTCTACCATTCGAACATGTGCCTGATCACCTAATAATTCAACCAATCTCGTGTTACTTTTAGCAACGGCAGATAGAAACTCTTCTTCTACAGCTAATTCTCTCTTTCTATCTAAGTGAATCTTCTCTTGAATGGTAATAATGATATTTCCACTCACTTTTTCTACTGTAAATAATAGAGAAAAATCATTTCCATACTTAGGCAGTCTGATTTCTAGTAAATTTTCCACAATTGGAATCAAGGTCATTACAGGTATACGATATTCAGTCAAATCTTGGGGAAGATCAACTTGATACGTTAATCGCTTCAGCGATCTAGTCGTACTAAGTTCTAAGTAATTGCTTAAATAGCTAAATGCTTCTTC
This sequence is a window from Enterococcus sp. 7F3_DIV0205. Protein-coding genes within it:
- a CDS encoding tyrosine-type recombinase/integrase translates to MLFEAGTSIKEVQDCLGHSDIQTTMNIYAHISKEKKDRTANLFANYVGQ
- a CDS encoding DMT family transporter is translated as MGYIYLFIAIISEVIATNLLKATDGFSKLLPSVECLIAYVVCFYSLSKAIKYMPLNVAYALWGAVGIILITIFSVVYWKEQINTPTVIGIGFIVIGTILVNTFGTGH
- a CDS encoding VOC family protein codes for the protein MMSMLEVYLNFKDEAADAITFYESVFDVKSEGVMTFADAPQDPENPTPDAWKYLIINATMTIEGVPVMFSDVPDGMGLTLIEGNNVSLVINTEDEAKIDRIFSRLAEGGKVTMPLGETFWSKKYGMVVDKFGINWMLNYFVEP
- a CDS encoding GAF domain-containing protein, whose protein sequence is MWKSPEEKSAVYKLLVQQQAAIIEIEHDKIANLANSSALLADALPNTVFAGYYLFDGEELVLGPFQGKVSCTRIKMGKGVCGESAEKRETLIVDDVKNHQNYISCDSAARSEIVVPMVKDGKLLGVLDLDSSVTHGYDEMDQQYLEQLVSVLLKETDF
- a CDS encoding DNA-binding response regulator translates to MKNIMIVEEDELERQFIKDIIKENYQRENINIVEVQNGTEALNKARVFQPELVVMDIEVAGMNGLELQKEILQIKPTIYTIWTSIYSNFDMLSQGLSYNVRGYLLKPYSKAQMMQHLDKFMTRKKKYTLSSQYNKQFSEGINKAIQYIKKSFKQKITIDDIANQVYLNPQYFGRLFRKELGISVNDYINILKIEESCRLLHETDLPLYRIATEVGFADSSYFTRVFTKYLNMTPHEYRKQEVGK